A section of the Humulus lupulus chromosome 2, drHumLupu1.1, whole genome shotgun sequence genome encodes:
- the LOC133816805 gene encoding small polypeptide DEVIL 22-like yields the protein MAEFQVQNKGNGFSRKCATLVKEQRARIYVLRRCATMLLCWYIHGDE from the coding sequence ATGGCAGAATTCCAAGTTCAAAATAAGGGGAATGGGTTCTCGAGAAAGTGTGCAACTTTGGTTAAGGAACAACGAGCAAGGATCTATGTTCTTCGTCGCTGTGCCACCATGTTACTCTGCTGGTACATTCATGGAGATGAATAG